The region CAGTGGTTATCTGTGGCATCTTACTAAAAATATAAGGGTAACAATAACCAGGTTGTTCTTATTCTTTAATGCTATATgtaataaaataatttatttcaaaaaattAGATGAATTGGAAAATGAGGTTGCAATAATCTTGTGTGAATTTGAGACATATTTccctccatcattttttgacattatggttcacttaaTTATTCATCTAGTCAGAAAAATCAAATTTTATGGTCCAATTTATTTAAGGTGGATGTATCCAATAGAGAGATACTTGAAGATCTTTAAAGGATATACAAAGAATCATCACTTTCTGAAAATATGATCGTATTACAACGCAAAATAGTGGGGTTATGGTTGAGGCTGAATCTATGCACTTCTCTAGTTCTAAAGATAAGAATCCTATAATGACATCTAGATCATACATTACGATCATTGAAGAGATTTTGAAGATTGATTGTGTTCTATCAAAAGACATATGGCCACGTTGTGCATCTTGCTTCGTTCAAAATAATGAATCTAGTGCATAATAGTTTTGTATGTTCGTTGTTTTCTTGTTTGATGTAATGATGTGTAAAATGTATTTTGTTTTGACGCCATTTTGGTTTTGATATAATACATATTTTTTGTTCATAATAATTGCGGTTTTGATTCACAAATGTATTGTTGTGTAGTTTTTGATGTTATTATTAACAAAAATATATGTTATAATAATGAGATTTTTGTAAACTCAAAAAATggatattttttaaaaaaaataaaatatttcaacaCGGTTGGTTCTTTCAACCGTGGTGATATGTAGCGCGTTATTCAGtttaaaaaataccaaaaatggCATTGTTGGGTATCAAACCAATGACCTTTCCATTTTTCATTATGGTTGGATATTCTAACTGTGGTGAAAAGTAACGCACTATCTAGTTTAATACCACGACCAATCGTCTGTGGTGGTAAGTAGCTCACTTACTATCACACCCTTCGTTACTACGGACCATCATCCGTACTTAAATCTTTATTACAGCCGTTGTGAAAGATATTTGTTGTAGTAGTGGATATGTTACTTGAAGAGTTGAATGTGAGCAACTTGTGCAACTCAAGGTTCTAACCATCATATGAGTCATGGTAGAAGTTATCACATAAAAAAGAGGTATCATTTTCTTAGGGATTAATTTTATTAATATACTTTTTGACAAAACCCTTGAATCATACAAGATTTTAAGGCCTAAAGGTTAATGGGAATTAGGAGCTTGGGAAATCTTAATTAGGAAAGGTATTAGGAGTTATTTTAGTGTTTGTATATGATTGTTAGTGACAATTAGAAAGTACTCTAAGTGTAACTTGCAACACAAACACAAGTAAAGTGAGTTTTCGGTATTTGGTTAGATAGTTAATTAGTGCTTTCTTAACCATATAAATACCTCTCTAATTGTATATATATTCTAATCTCTATCTCTCCCTcttctatatatatatatatatatatatatatatatatatatatatatatatatatatatatatatatatatatatttcatcaATTTGCAAGTAACTTAGAATATAAGTTGCCTTGTCCGCATCAAACTAGTATATAACTTAAAACCTAGTTAGGTTGGCCAACATGAACTACTTGCCAAAAAGAAAATGTTAACATGGACTAATTATTGAATTGATTTTAAGTCCAATATATAAAACAATAGAAAGAAGAAATTATGCAGTAGCTTGAGTATTCTTTATTTAACACAACTTCATATTAAATTCATGTGATCATTAACAGTGACACATTAAAGCAATAAATTATTTCCATAAACTTTCCTAGAACATTTGTGTACTAAGTACTTTGGCATTGGAGCTAGCAAAGGTCTTAGGAAGAATGCCTTGTTCATTGGTGAAAACATTGTTAGGATCAATCAAAGTCTTGGCTATCACAAGTCTATCATAATTACTCAAGAAATACTTTTCACCCCAAACCCTTGGGTTAACCACATCATTCAAACTAATCACCCCCATTACTCCAAGATCAAAATCAATGTAATTAACGTATGCAGCCCTTGGATCCTGTGAAACAAAATGAGTCATAGAAGAATAGAATCCTCTTATCCAATCAATATAGTCACTACTTTTGTCATTGTCTTCTTCTTTCCAATAAATCAAGTACTGAATTGAAAAAATGTTTCCTTTTCTGTGCGGAAAAGCAATGGAATCACTGCTTATATTATTCATAATCCCTCCATAAGGGTCCAAAACAACAGACCCTTTAGGCTCCTTTTCTAGAAAACCCAACGCAGTTTCTATACCGAAAAGTGAAACATTGCTCCTTACATAATCTGATTTTGCTTTGAAATATTGTTTATCTTGCAAGTACCTATTCCCCAAGTCAGAAACAGAAGCTCCATCTTTTAGTCCAGAAAAGAAAACAATTGACTCAATCCAACTCATTTCACTACATTCTTCGTCTACAACATTCAATTCAGGAAAATCTTGATTCAGTATAGATATAGCATTGGACTTAGGACCAAGATAAAAACCATTAAATGTTGTTGATAGGCCAACATTTTTAGCTTCAGGCAAACCTGCAGCAGCAACTAAGCATGACAAGTAGAAATCATCTTCCAAATTTGGTGCCACATATTGCCATTTGTTCAGTAGTTTAGCAATATCCCTCTTTGCTCCTGTTCTAGGTACACTACAACTAGTTACAATTTGTGGCACTTTCAGTAACTGAATTTTCCATGCATACACAATTCCCCAAACACCACCCCCTCCTCCTCTAATAGCCCAAAACACATCATCTCCC is a window of Lathyrus oleraceus cultivar Zhongwan6 chromosome 6, CAAS_Psat_ZW6_1.0, whole genome shotgun sequence DNA encoding:
- the LOC127092093 gene encoding berberine bridge enzyme-like D-2; translated protein: MFNFFKRLLCLICFLLLSFHVSQCLSSSSSSLYDFTFCLENNNIKNFTVFPYNDQPSAYDYYKILNFSIQNLRFTEPTTPKPVVIVLPESLEQVQKSLACCREFSLGVRVRSGGHSYEGTSSVASDGTPFVIIDLMNLNHVKVDMETKTAWVEGGATLGETYYAISQASDVYGFSAGSCPTVGVGGLIGGGGFGLLSRKYGLAADNVLDALLVDAEGRLLDRKTMGDDVFWAIRGGGGGVWGIVYAWKIQLLKVPQIVTSCSVPRTGAKRDIAKLLNKWQYVAPNLEDDFYLSCLVAAAGLPEAKNVGLSTTFNGFYLGPKSNAISILNQDFPELNVVDEECSEMSWIESIVFFSGLKDGASVSDLGNRYLQDKQYFKAKSDYVRSNVSLFGIETALGFLEKEPKGSVVLDPYGGIMNNISSDSIAFPHRKGNIFSIQYLIYWKEEDNDKSSDYIDWIRGFYSSMTHFVSQDPRAAYVNYIDFDLGVMGVISLNDVVNPRVWGEKYFLSNYDRLVIAKTLIDPNNVFTNEQGILPKTFASSNAKVLSTQMF